TCTCGGTGATGTTGCCGTAGTAGCCCTTGAGCTTCTGCTTGGCGCGCAGCTGCGTGCCGAAGTCGCTCATCTTGCCCTTGCGGCGCTGGCCGTGCTGGCCGGGGCCGTACTCGCGGCGGTTGACGGGGCTCTTCGGGCGGCCCCAGATGTTCTGGCCCATGCGGCGGTCGAGCTTGTGCTTCGCCTGAATCCGCTTCGACATACTTTCGCGTCCTCTCGTGACGAGAATGAGGAACGCGCCCTCCTTTTCCCGGCCCTTCGCGGTCCGGGACGACAGGGCGGGAGGATCCCGCCCACGGGTGCGCGTGAAAACGCGACGGGGCCCCGTGCGGAGCCCCATCGACGGGCTGCGTCTTAGGGGACGGGGGCGCCGTGGTCAACCGTGAGAGGTCAGATGGACGAATCCGTGGCGGTCCGACGCGGTGAGCCCTCGGACGCGAAAGCGATCCAGGAGTTGGTCGCGGCGGCCTACACCAAGTGGATCCCGGTGATCGGTCGCCTGCCGATCCCCATGCAGGCGGATTACGCGCAGGCGGTGTTGGAGGACCGCTTCGACCTGCTCATCGCCGGCCCGGATCTCGCCGGCCTGATCGAGACGAAGTTCGAGGCCGCCCATCTGCTGGTCGTCAACGTCGCGGTGCATCCGGCCTTCCAGGGCCGGGGCTTCGGCACCCGGCTGTTGGGGCAGGCCGAGGCGATCGCGGCCGAGGCGGGGCTCGATCGGCTGCGCCTCTACACTCACAGAGAGTACACGGCGAACCTGCGGCTCTACGGATCGCTCGGCTACCGGGTGGAGCGGGAGGAACGCTACGCCGGACCCGGCCGGACCCGGGACGACGACGTCACCGTGCACATGGTGAAGGATCTCGCGGCCGACATGGCGGAGCGCCGGCCGGCCTGACCCATCGATCCGCCCCCCGTCATCGCGAGCGCAGCGTAGCGACCCCGGGTGGCGCGCCGCCGCGGAGCGTGGCGCCGCTGGATTGCTTCGCTGCGCTCGCAAAGGCGGC
The sequence above is drawn from the Methylobacterium mesophilicum SR1.6/6 genome and encodes:
- a CDS encoding GNAT family N-acetyltransferase, with the translated sequence MDESVAVRRGEPSDAKAIQELVAAAYTKWIPVIGRLPIPMQADYAQAVLEDRFDLLIAGPDLAGLIETKFEAAHLLVVNVAVHPAFQGRGFGTRLLGQAEAIAAEAGLDRLRLYTHREYTANLRLYGSLGYRVEREERYAGPGRTRDDDVTVHMVKDLAADMAERRPA